The proteins below are encoded in one region of Arthrobacter sp. CJ23:
- a CDS encoding Lrp/AsnC family transcriptional regulator → MLVDALDAKIVRFFTDSPRASVLEASRVLHVARATVQSRLDRMLESGVIGSWVPQPDPASFGFPVVAFCSVTITQELGHDAIIQALGAIPEIIEIHTVTGNSDLMVRIAARSNPDMQRVLDAMIATKSVVRCSSVIVLNSHIQGRTLPLLEAAAGPV, encoded by the coding sequence ATGCTGGTCGATGCACTTGATGCGAAAATTGTACGTTTCTTCACGGACTCGCCGCGAGCGTCCGTGCTGGAAGCGTCCCGGGTTCTGCACGTCGCACGGGCCACGGTGCAGTCGCGGCTGGACCGCATGCTCGAGTCCGGCGTCATCGGATCGTGGGTCCCGCAGCCTGATCCGGCGAGCTTCGGCTTCCCCGTGGTGGCCTTCTGTTCGGTCACCATCACCCAGGAGCTCGGCCATGATGCCATCATCCAGGCCCTGGGGGCCATCCCTGAAATCATCGAAATCCACACGGTGACGGGCAATTCGGATCTCATGGTCCGGATCGCGGCGCGGTCCAATCCGGACATGCAGCGGGTCCTGGACGCCATGATCGCCACCAAGTCCGTGGTGCGCTGCTCCTCCGTGATCGTGTTGAACAGCCACATCCAGGGCCGCACCCTGCCGCTGCTGGAGGCTGCCGCCGGACCAGTGTGA
- a CDS encoding NUDIX hydrolase: MNAVTAGSANVSERRLAPPSLAISTVIFALRPSETSGRPTLWLPLVQRIREPFRGMWALPGGPLGHDESLQDAASRNLRETTSLAPEYLEQLYAFGGLHRSPSQRVVSIVYWALVQPTEAALAEESENVRWFRADRLGELAFDHNAIVDYALWRLRNKMAYGSIAYHLLGEFFTLAQVREVYEAVLDRQLDPANFRRQIKATPEIEETGEYLQGGKHRPPRLYRFTGTPGLGPDNRSTP; this comes from the coding sequence GTGAACGCCGTGACTGCAGGATCCGCCAATGTATCCGAACGCAGGCTCGCGCCGCCGTCGTTGGCTATTTCCACGGTGATCTTCGCCCTGCGGCCCAGCGAAACATCCGGCCGGCCCACCCTGTGGCTGCCGCTGGTGCAGCGCATCCGCGAGCCCTTCCGGGGGATGTGGGCGCTCCCCGGCGGCCCCCTGGGGCACGACGAATCCCTTCAGGACGCCGCCTCGCGGAACCTGCGCGAAACCACCTCCCTTGCCCCGGAATACCTCGAGCAGCTCTACGCCTTCGGCGGCCTGCACCGCTCGCCGAGCCAGCGGGTCGTGTCCATCGTCTACTGGGCCCTGGTCCAGCCCACGGAAGCCGCCCTGGCCGAGGAATCCGAGAACGTCCGCTGGTTCCGGGCGGACCGCCTTGGCGAGCTGGCCTTCGACCACAACGCCATCGTGGACTACGCCCTCTGGCGGCTGCGGAACAAGATGGCCTACGGCTCCATTGCCTACCACCTGCTGGGGGAATTCTTCACCCTCGCCCAGGTCCGCGAAGTGTATGAGGCCGTGCTGGACCGCCAGCTGGACCCGGCCAACTTCCGCCGCCAAATCAAAGCCACGCCGGAAATCGAAGAAACCGGTGAATACCTGCAAGGCGGAAAACACCGTCCGCCACGCCTCTACCGCTTCACAGGCACGCCCGGCCTCGGGCCAGACAACAGGAGTACACCATGA